A single Sorex araneus isolate mSorAra2 chromosome 8, mSorAra2.pri, whole genome shotgun sequence DNA region contains:
- the SAMD4B gene encoding protein Smaug homolog 2, which yields MMFRDQVGILAGWFKGWNECEQTVALLSLLKRVTRTQARFLQLCLEHSLADCNDIHLLESEANSAAIVSQWQQESKEKVVSLLLSHLPLLQPGNTEAKSEYMRLLQKVLAYSIESNAFIEESRQLLSYALIHPATTLEDRNALALWLSHLEERLASGFRSRPEPTYHSRQGSDEWGGPAELGPGEAGPGWQDKPPRENGHVPFHPPSSVPPAINSIGSNANAGLPCQIHPSPLKRSMSLIPTSPQAPGEWPSPEELGARAAFTTPDHAPLSPQSSVASSGSEQTEEQGSSRNTFQEDGSGMKDVPTWLKSLRLHKYAALFSQMSYEEMMTLTEQHLESQNVTKGARHKIALSIQKLRERQSVLKSLEKDVLEGGNLRSALQELQQIIITPIKAYSVLQATVATAASPAAKDGGRGEPPLPGAEPSLAHSSAEKGTEAKDPPAAESYPPPPAPAPTDGSEPAPAPVADGDIPSQFTRVMGKVCTQLLVSRPDEENITSYLQLIEKCLTHEAFTETQKKRLLSWKQQVLKLLRTFPRKAALEMQSYRQQKGWAFGSNSLPIAGSVGMGVVRRTQRQFPMPPRALPPSRMGLLSSSGIGGISPRHALTSPSLGGQGRQNLWSANPGGSNSMPSQSRSSVQRTHSLPVHSAPQAVLMFPPDCPVPGPDLEINPTLESLCLSMTEHALGDGTDKTSTI from the exons ATGATGTTCCGAGACCAGGTGGGCATCCTCGCTGGCTGGTtcaagggctggaatgaatgtGAGCAGACTGTGGCCCTGCTGTCGCTTCTGAAGCGGGTCACCCGTACCCAGGCTCGCTTCCTGCAGCTCTGCCTGGAGCACTCTCTGGCGGACTGCAATGACATCCACCTGCTGGAGTCGGAAGCCAACAGTGCTG CCATCGTCAGCCAGTGGCAACAGGAGTCCAAAGAGAAAGTGGTGTCTCTCCTATTGTCCCACCTGCCCCTCCTTCAGCCAGGCAACACGGAAGCCAAGTCGGAGTACATGAGGTTGCTGCAGAAGGTGCTGGCTTACTCCATTGAGAGCAATGCCTTCATCGAGGAGAGCCGCCAGCTGCTCTCCTATGCCCTCATCCACCCAGCCACCACACTGGAGGACCGCAACGCGCTCGCTCTCTGGCTGAGCCACCTTGAAGAGCGACTGGCTAGTGGATTTCGCTCCCGGCCCGAGCCCACCTACCACTCACGCCAGGGCTCTGACGAGTGGGGGGGTCCTGcagagctgggccctggggaggctgGGCCAGGCTGGCAGGATAAGCCACCCCGAGAAAATGGACATGTGCCCTTTCACCCACCTAGCTCGGTGCCGCCAGCCATCAACAGTATTGGGAGCAACGCCAATGCAG GTCTCCCCTGCCAAATCCACCCCAGCCCGCTGAAGCGCTCCATGTCACTTATCCCCACaagcccccaggcccctggcgAGTGGCCGAGTCCAGAGGAGCTTGGGGCCCGGGCTGCTTTCACCACGCCCGACCACGCACCCCTCTCACCCCAGAGCAGCGTGGCCTCCTCTGGCAGTGAGCAGACGGAGGAGCAGGGCTCCAGCCGGAACACTTTCCAGGAGGATGGCAGTGGCATGAAAG ATGTCCCCACGTGGCTCAAAAGCCTCCGCTTACATAAGTACGCAGCCCTCTTCTCCCAGATGAGCTATGAGGAGATGATGACGCTGACGGAGCAGCACCTGGAGTCTCAG AATGTCACCAAAGGTGCCCGCCACAAGATAGCCCTGAGCATCCAGAAGTTACGCGAGAGACAAAGTGTCCTCAAGTCCCTGGAGAAG GACGTGCTGGAAGGCGGGAATCTGCGCAGCGCTCTGCAGGAGCTCCAGCAGATCATCATCACCCCCATCAAGGCCTACAGTGTGCTCCAGGCCACTGTGGCCACCGCTGCCAGCCCTGCTGCCAAGgatgggggccggggggagcccCCACTGCCAGGCGCTGAGCCTTCCCTGGCTCACTCCAGTGCAGAGAAGGGCACTGAGGCTAAGGACCCTCCAGCCGCAGAGAGTTATCCCCCTCCACCAGCTCCGGCTCCCACGGATGGCAGTGAGCCGGCCCCAGCTCCCGTCGCTGACGGGGACATCCCCAGCCAGTTTACACGGGTGATGGGCAAAG TGTGCACCCAGTTGCTGGTGTCCCGGCCAGACGAGGAGAATATCACCAGTTACCTCCAGCTCATCGAAAAGTGCCTGACTCATGAG GCTTTCACGGAGACCCAGAAGAAACGGCTGCTGTCCTGGAAACAGCAGGTGCTGAAGCTGCTCCGAACCTTCCCGCGCAAGGCGGCGCTGGAGATGCAGAGCTACCGGCAGCAGAAAGG CTGGGCGTTCGGCTCCAACTCACTTCCCATAGCTGGCTCTGTGGGGATGGGGGTAGTCCGGCGGACCCAGCGGCAGTTCCCAATGCCTCCCCGGGCCCTCCCGCCCAGCAGGATGGGCCTTCTGAGCTCCTCGGGCATTGGGGGCATCTCCCCTCGACATGCCCTCACCAGCCCCAGCCTTGGGGGCCAGGGCCGACAG AACCTGTGGTCTGCCAATCCCGGAGGCAGCAACAGCATGCCCAGCCAGAGCCGCAGCTCTGTCCAGCGCACCCACTCGCTCCCGGTCCATTCGGCACCCCAGGCTGTTCTCATGTTTCCTCCAG aCTGCCCGGTCCCTGGGCCTGACCTGGAGATCAACCCCACTCTGGAATCTCTGTGTCTGAGCATGACAGAACACGCCTTGGGGG ATGGGACAGACAAAACCTCCACCATCTGA
- the PAF1 gene encoding RNA polymerase II-associated factor 1 homolog isoform X2, whose amino-acid sequence MAPTIQTQAQREDGHRPNSHRTLPERSGVVCRVKYCNSLPDIPFDPKFITYPFDQNRFVQYKATSLEKQHKHDLLTEPDLGVTIDLINPDTYRIDPNVLLDPADEKLLEEEIQAPTSSKRSQQHAKVVPWMRKTEYISTEFNRYGISNEKPEVKIGVSVKQQFTEEEIYKDRDSQITAIEKTFEDAQKSISQHYSKPRVTPVEVMPVFPDFKMWINPCAQVIFDSDPAPKDTSGAAALEMMSQAMIRGMMDEEGNQFVAYFLPVDETLKKRKRDQEEEMDYAPDDVYDYKIAREYNWNVKNKASKGYEENYFFIFREGDGVYYNELETRVRLSKRRAKAGVQSGTNALLVVKHRDMNEKELEAQEARKAQLENHEPEEEEEEEMETEEKEDEEREKSSSEKEASEDERSEHSGSESEREEGDREEASDKSVSGEEESSEDEARAARDKEEIFGSDADSEEDADSDEEDRGQARGSDNDSDSGSDGGGQRSRSASPFPSGSEHSAQDGSEAAASESSEADSDSD is encoded by the exons ATGGCGCCCACCATCCAGACTCAGGCCCAGCGGGAGGATGGCCACAG gCCCAATTCCCACCGCACTTTGCCTGAGAG GTCTGGAGTGGTCTGCCGAGTCAAATACTGCAACAGCCTCCCTGACATCCCCTTTGATCCCAAGTTCATCACCTACCCCTTCGACCAGAACAG GTTCGTCCAGTACAAAGCAACGTCTCTGGAGAAGCAGCACAAACATGATCTTCTGACTGAGCCAGACCTGGGGGTCACCATCGACCTCATCAACCCTGACACCTATCGCATCGACCCCAATG TACTCCTAGATCCAGCTGATGAAAAGCTTCTGGAAGAGGAGATTCAGGCCCCTACCAGCTCTAAGAG ATCCCAGCAGCACGCGAAAGTGGTTCCATGGATGCGAAAGACAGAATACATCTCCACGGAGTTCAATCGTTACGGCATTTCCAATGAGAAGCCTGAGGTCAA GATTGGGGTTTCTGTGAAGCAGCAGTTCACGGAGGAAGAAATCTACAAAGACCGTGATAGCCAGATCACAGCCATTGAGAAGACTTTCGAGGATGCCCAGAAATCA ATCTCCCAGCATTACAGCAAGCCCCGAGTAACACCTGTGGAGGTCATGCCTGTCTTCCCAGACTTTAAG aTGTGGATTAACCCATGTGCTCAGGTCATCTTTGACTCAGATCCAGCCCCTAAGGACACAAGTGGAGCTGCTGCACTGGAGATGATGTCTCAGGCCATGATCAG GGGCATGATGGATGAGGAGGGCAATCAGTTTGTGGCCTACTTCCTGCCAGTGGATGAGACACTGAAGAAGCGAAAGAGAGACCAAGAGGAGGAGATGGACTATGCCCCAGATGATGT GTATGACTACAAGATTGCTCGGGAGTACAACTGGAACGTGAAGAACAAAGCTAGCAAGGGCTATGAGGAAAACTACTTCTTCATCTTCCGAGAGGGCGATGGGGTTTACTACAACGAGCTGGAGACCAG AGTCCGCCTGAGTAAGCGCCGGGCCAAGGCTGGGGTTCAGTCAGGTACCAACGCTCTGCTTGTGGTCAAACATCGGGATATGAACGAGAAAGAACTGGAAGCCCAG GAGGCACGGAAGGCCCAGCTAGAGAACCACGAgccagaggaagaagaggaagaggaaatggagacagaggagaaagaag ATGAAGAacgagagaagagcagcagcgaGAAGGAGGCCAGTGAGGATGAGCGCTCGGAGCACTCTGGCAGTGAGAGTGAGCGTGAGGAGGGTGACAGGGAAGAGGCAAGCGACAAGAGCGTGAGCGGCGAGGAGGAAAGCAGTGAGGATGAGGCTCGAGCTGCCCGGGACAAGGAGGAAATCTTCGGCAGCGATGCCGATTCGGAGGAGGACGCAGACTCGGATGAGGAGGACAGAGGACAGGCCCGTGGTAGTGACAATGATTCCGACAGCGGCAGTGACGGGGGTGGCCAGCGCAGCCGCAGTGCCAGCCCTTTCCCCAGTGGCAGCGAGCACTCGGCCCAGGATGGTAGCGAGGCGGCAGCGTCTGAGTCCAGCGAGgccgacagtgacagtgactga
- the PAF1 gene encoding RNA polymerase II-associated factor 1 homolog isoform X1, translating into MAPTIQTQAQREDGHRPNSHRTLPERSGVVCRVKYCNSLPDIPFDPKFITYPFDQNRFVQYKATSLEKQHKHDLLTEPDLGVTIDLINPDTYRIDPNVLLDPADEKLLEEEIQAPTSSKRSQQHAKVVPWMRKTEYISTEFNRYGISNEKPEVKIGVSVKQQFTEEEIYKDRDSQITAIEKTFEDAQKSISQHYSKPRVTPVEVMPVFPDFKMWINPCAQVIFDSDPAPKDTSGAAALEMMSQAMIRGMMDEEGNQFVAYFLPVDETLKKRKRDQEEEMDYAPDDVYDYKIAREYNWNVKNKASKGYEENYFFIFREGDGVYYNELETRVRLSKRRAKAGVQSGTNALLVVKHRDMNEKELEAQEARKAQLENHEPEEEEEEEMETEEKEGGGSDEEREKSSSEKEASEDERSEHSGSESEREEGDREEASDKSVSGEEESSEDEARAARDKEEIFGSDADSEEDADSDEEDRGQARGSDNDSDSGSDGGGQRSRSASPFPSGSEHSAQDGSEAAASESSEADSDSD; encoded by the exons ATGGCGCCCACCATCCAGACTCAGGCCCAGCGGGAGGATGGCCACAG gCCCAATTCCCACCGCACTTTGCCTGAGAG GTCTGGAGTGGTCTGCCGAGTCAAATACTGCAACAGCCTCCCTGACATCCCCTTTGATCCCAAGTTCATCACCTACCCCTTCGACCAGAACAG GTTCGTCCAGTACAAAGCAACGTCTCTGGAGAAGCAGCACAAACATGATCTTCTGACTGAGCCAGACCTGGGGGTCACCATCGACCTCATCAACCCTGACACCTATCGCATCGACCCCAATG TACTCCTAGATCCAGCTGATGAAAAGCTTCTGGAAGAGGAGATTCAGGCCCCTACCAGCTCTAAGAG ATCCCAGCAGCACGCGAAAGTGGTTCCATGGATGCGAAAGACAGAATACATCTCCACGGAGTTCAATCGTTACGGCATTTCCAATGAGAAGCCTGAGGTCAA GATTGGGGTTTCTGTGAAGCAGCAGTTCACGGAGGAAGAAATCTACAAAGACCGTGATAGCCAGATCACAGCCATTGAGAAGACTTTCGAGGATGCCCAGAAATCA ATCTCCCAGCATTACAGCAAGCCCCGAGTAACACCTGTGGAGGTCATGCCTGTCTTCCCAGACTTTAAG aTGTGGATTAACCCATGTGCTCAGGTCATCTTTGACTCAGATCCAGCCCCTAAGGACACAAGTGGAGCTGCTGCACTGGAGATGATGTCTCAGGCCATGATCAG GGGCATGATGGATGAGGAGGGCAATCAGTTTGTGGCCTACTTCCTGCCAGTGGATGAGACACTGAAGAAGCGAAAGAGAGACCAAGAGGAGGAGATGGACTATGCCCCAGATGATGT GTATGACTACAAGATTGCTCGGGAGTACAACTGGAACGTGAAGAACAAAGCTAGCAAGGGCTATGAGGAAAACTACTTCTTCATCTTCCGAGAGGGCGATGGGGTTTACTACAACGAGCTGGAGACCAG AGTCCGCCTGAGTAAGCGCCGGGCCAAGGCTGGGGTTCAGTCAGGTACCAACGCTCTGCTTGTGGTCAAACATCGGGATATGAACGAGAAAGAACTGGAAGCCCAG GAGGCACGGAAGGCCCAGCTAGAGAACCACGAgccagaggaagaagaggaagaggaaatggagacagaggagaaagaaggtggGGGCTCAG ATGAAGAacgagagaagagcagcagcgaGAAGGAGGCCAGTGAGGATGAGCGCTCGGAGCACTCTGGCAGTGAGAGTGAGCGTGAGGAGGGTGACAGGGAAGAGGCAAGCGACAAGAGCGTGAGCGGCGAGGAGGAAAGCAGTGAGGATGAGGCTCGAGCTGCCCGGGACAAGGAGGAAATCTTCGGCAGCGATGCCGATTCGGAGGAGGACGCAGACTCGGATGAGGAGGACAGAGGACAGGCCCGTGGTAGTGACAATGATTCCGACAGCGGCAGTGACGGGGGTGGCCAGCGCAGCCGCAGTGCCAGCCCTTTCCCCAGTGGCAGCGAGCACTCGGCCCAGGATGGTAGCGAGGCGGCAGCGTCTGAGTCCAGCGAGgccgacagtgacagtgactga
- the MED29 gene encoding mediator of RNA polymerase II transcription subunit 29, translating into MAASQPQPSTSAAAAGMSGPGSAGGPSTQQQPPPPAQLVGPAQSGLLQQQQQDFDPVQRYKMLIPQLKESLQTLMKVAAQNLIQNTNIDNGQKSSDGPIQRFDKCLEEFYALCDQLELCLRLAHECLSQSCDSAKHSPTLVPTATKPDAVQPDSLPYPQYLAVIKTQIACAKDIHTALLECANKVTGKTPVPPSGPGGTL; encoded by the exons ATGGCTGCATCCCAGCCACAGCCTTCAACCAGTGCCGCCGCTGCTGGCATGTCGGGTCCGGGCTCGGCTGGGGGTCCGAGTACCCAGCAGCAACCGCCACCGCCGGCACAACTGGTGGGGCCTGCCCAGAGCGGACTCTTACAACAACAGCAACAGGACTTCGACCCTGTGCAGCGCTATAAGATGCTCATCCCGCAGCTGAAGGAGAGCCTACAG ACCTTAATGAAGGTTGCTGCCCAGAACTTGATTCAGAACACTAATATTGACAATGGACA AAAGAGCAGTGATGGACCCATCCAGCGCTTTGACAAGTGTCTGGAGGAGTTTTACGCACTCTGTGACCAGCTGGAACTCTGCCTG CGCCTGGCACACGAGTGCCTGTCACAGAGTTGCGACAGTGCCAAGCACTCCCCAACGCTTGTGCCCACTGCCACCAAGCCCGACGCAGTACAACCGGACAGcctgccctacccacagtacctGGCGGTCATCAAAACCCAAATCGCCTGTGCCAAGGACATTCACACGGCCCTGCTGGAGTGCGCCAACAAGGTCACGGGCAAGACTCCTGTGCCACCTAGCGGCCCTGGTGGCACCCTGTGA